The Arachis ipaensis cultivar K30076 chromosome B07, Araip1.1, whole genome shotgun sequence genome includes a window with the following:
- the LOC110264803 gene encoding uncharacterized protein LOC110264803, with product MKGEMAILQVAVLDLGDRPAAPDQMPQRHVPADGVKGKEVFEKDYANIEEDTDVILGGSEPENTSTPLNEKSQKITIINLDEEIIAQSRNINYTRTYLREKAKKASKYALN from the exons ATGAAGGGAGAGATGGCCATTCTTCAAGTTGCAGTTTTGGACCTTGGAGACCGCCCAGCAGCTCCTGATCAAATGCCACAACGGCATGTTCCAGCTGACGGGGTCAAAGGGAAGGAAGTATTTGAGAAAGATTATGCAAATATAGAAGAAGATACTGATGTCATTCTTGGTGGAAGCGAGCCTGAGAATACTAGTACTCCGCTGAATGAAAAATCTCAAAAGATAACTATTATCAACCTGGACGAAGAAATAATAGCACAATCAAGAAATATCAATTATACTCGCACCTATCTTCGTGAAAAG GCAAAAAAAGCATCCAAATATGCTTTGAACTAG
- the LOC107609637 gene encoding protein FAR1-RELATED SEQUENCE 5-like, with protein sequence MDGKSRVDFEVFGDVMAFDATYKKNKYKFPLVVFSGVNHHLQTIVFGSAIVADEGEGTYIWLLQRFVEAMNGKRPNAVITDGAKAMKLAIEKVFPDAHHRLCGWHLLRNATANVSNPKFTQQFRKCMLGDYEIDEFEERWVSMVNSFGVKDMEWVETTYGIKDMWATAHMRGKFFAGLRTTSRCEALHSQVARFVKSGYSIKEFLHHFRRWMGLLRNNEAEADYYTSYGYPIMQTQVQALERSGASVYTREVFYLFRSLLLKASSVIIVDWRETSCSVNYDVRKYCELTRKWVVFYWPGSSEFRCSCQRMESFGIPCVHIIRLLIYLQITELPESLILKRWTMKAKEAHIRLEQHGSLVGDRSYESRIAAMNDELEGLPFAACGDLGDFKDVMEWVRNKKAELFAKHEKNREGSSKSAGEKFKTRTDATSKEAGDKKKKRRIRCSRCNGVGHNRRNCRRGDDHNQMESGDGGGPEDDDDWSSQTSEEGIEEMDFDVTIGNQKGKYR encoded by the exons ATGGACGGGAAGAGCCGTGTTGACTTTGAAGTATTTGGTGATGTTATGGCCTTTGATGCAACTTACAAGAAAAATAAGTACAAGTTTCCATTGGTAGTTTTCTCAGGAGTGAACCATCACCTTCAAACAATAGTTTTTGGCAGTGCAATTGTGGCTGATGAAGGAGAAGGAACTTACATATGGTTGTTACAGAGATTCGTGGAAGCAATGAATGGTAAACGACCAAATGCTGTAATAACTGATGGTGCCAAGGCTATGAAGCTTGCAATTGAAAAGGTATTTCCAGATGCACACCATAGGTTGTGCGGATGGCATTTGTTAAGAAATGCCACAGCCAATGTCTCCAACCCCAAGTTTACCCAACAATTCAGGAAATGCATGCTTGGCGATTatgagattgatgagtttgaggAGAGGTGGGTGTCAATGGTTAATAGTTTTGGGGTTAAGGATATGGAGTGGGTTGAGACCACTTATGGGATTAAAGATATGTGGGCTACAGCACATATGAGAGGCAAGTTCTTTGCCGGGTTGAGAACTACATCGAGGTGTGAGGCACTACATTCGCAAGTTGCTAGGTTTGTAAAATCTGGCTATAGTATTAAGGAATTCCTCCATCACTTCCGCCGGTGGATGGGTTTGTTGCGGAATAATGAGGCTGAGGCTGACTATTACACCTCATACGGGTATCCGATAATGCAAACACAGGTGCAAGCATTGGAGCGATCAGGAGCAAGTGTTTATACAAGGGAGGTGTTCTACTTGTTTCGATCATTATTGTTGAAAGCGTCAAGTGTGATAATAGTTGATTGGCGAGAGACTTCATGTAGTGTGAACTATGATGTACGAAAATATTGTGAGTTAACACGAAAATGGGTTGTATTTTATTGGCCTGGTAGCAGTGAGTTTAGGTGTTCATGTCAACGAATGGAGTCATTTGGAATTCCATGTGTTCATATCATTCGTCTGTTGATATATCTTCAAATTACAGAATTACCTGAGTCACTGATATTGAAGCGGTGGACCATGAAAGCAAAAGAGGCTCATATAAGGTTGGAGCAGCACGGATCGCTAGTTGGAGATAGAAGTTATGAGAGTAGGATTGCTGCTATGAATGATGAGCTGGAGGGCTTGCCATTTGCTGCTTGCGGAGATTTAGGTGATTTCAAGGATGTTATGGAGTGGGTCAGAAACAAAAAGGCTGAATTATTTGCCAAACATGAAAAGAATAGAGAGGGAAGTTCTAAAAGTGCGGGTGAGAAATTCAAAACACGGACGGATGCTACTTCAAAAGAAGCTGGGGACAAAAAGAAAAAGCGAAGGATTCGGTGCAGCAGATGTAACGGTGTAGGACACAATCGGCGAAATTGTCGTCGTGGAGATGACCATAATCAAATGGAAAGTGGAGACGGAGGAGGTCCCGAAGATGATGACGATTGGTCTAGTCAAACCAGCGAGGAGGGGATCGAAGAAATG GATTTTGATGTGACCATTGGTAATCAGAAAGGCAAGTATCGTTAG
- the LOC107609189 gene encoding switch-associated protein 70 yields MATTNGSSPRAAENTENSLEKIKRQLASGSGRNLLQGPLLKRSETLRKWNERWVILDPTTGRMEYKLRRNEPTVKGTIIFDANSTITVSPVNFHGLPKYDGCCFYIGTPQKKDYFLCAETPGQVERIRSYRATQLVLKAHKEAVNSLSGSGSTKLGTVATVVAAANSTALECSKEIEAAMQISLRNALGMMTTKPTDGPMDDLTIMKETLRVKDEELQNLARDLRARDSTIRDIADKLSETAEAAEAAASAAYTMDEHRRIACVEIERLKKDLEKQQELSAQKLKEYEEKITGLSKEREQLIKQTEAAIQEANMWRSELAKAREHDVILEAAVVRAEEKVRVAEANAEARIKEAAQREAAATKEKQELLAYVNILKEQLQRQHIDTTEVEKTEACSDTKHVDPTDENVDKACLSVSRATPIPTENVVHMATDQVNIRPVEDSEWSDIQATEARVADVREVAPETDGSSLDIPVVSQPGANHHHEQGLGSFHQP; encoded by the exons ATGGCTACCACCAATGGTTCTTCTCCG CGAGCTGctgaaaacacagagaacagctTAGAGAAGATCAAGCGTCAACTTGCTTCAGGTTCTGGCAGAAACTTGTTGCAGGGTCCTCTTCTCAAGCGATCTGAAACC CTGAGAAAATGGAACGAGCGTTGGGTAATCTTGGATCCAACAACTGGGAGAATGGAATACAA GTTAAGAAGAAATGAGCCAACTGTTAAGGGAACAATTATATTTGATGCCAATAGCACAATTACTGTATCTCCTGTGAATTTCCA TGGGCTACCAAAGTATGATGGGTGCTGCTTTT ATATTGGGACACCACAGAAAAAGGATTACTTCCTCTGTGCAGAGACTCCTGGCCAAGTTGAGAGAATACGATCTTA CAGGGCAACACAGTTAGTTCTAAAAGCGCATAAAGAAGCTGTGAATTCCTTAAGTGGGAGTGGTTCTACAAAATTAGGAACTGTTGCAACAGTTGTTGCTGCAGCAAATTCAACGGCCTTGGAATGTTCTAAAGAAATTGAAGCAGCAATGCAGATTTCTCTCAGAAATGCTCTAGGAATGATGACAACAAAGCCTACCGATGGTCCTATGGATGATTTAACAATCATGAAG GAAACACTAAGAGTCAAGGATGAAGAGCTGCAGAATCTGGCCCGTGACCTTCGTGCACGTGATTCAACTATAAGAGATATAGCTGATAAACTATCTGAAACTGCTGAAGCGGCAGAGGCAGCAGCATCTGCTGCTTATACTATGGATGAGCATCGGAGAATTGCTTGTGTGGAAATTGAGCGATTGAAAAAAGATTTAGAGAAGCAACAGGAGTTGTCTGCGCAGAAG cTAAAGGAGTATGAGGAAAAGATTACGGGATTAAGCAAAGAAAGAGAGCAGTTAATCAAGCAGACAGAGGCAGCTATTCAGGAGGCAAATATGTGGCGTTCTGAGCTGGCCAAAGCTAGAGAGCATGACGTAATCTTAGAAGCAGCCGTAGTAAGGGCAGAAGAAAAGGTTAGAGTTGCAGAGGCAAATGCCGAAGCTAGGATAAAGGAGGCTGCACAGAGAGAAGCAGCGGCAACAAAAGAGAAGCAGGAGCTCCTAGCATATGTGAACATATTAAAAGAACAACTTCAAag GCAACACATTGATACAACTGAAGTTGAGAAGACAGAAGCATGCTCAGATACAAAGCACGTTGACCCGACAGATGAGAATGTGGATAAAGCATGCCTAAGTGTTTCCAGAGCGACTCCCATCCCCACAGAGAATGTAGTTCACATGGCAACCGATCAAGTAAATATTCGACCAGTTGAGGACAGCGAATGGAGCGATATTCAGGCAACAGAGGCAAGGGTAGCCGATGTAAGGGAAGTAGCACCAGAAACTGATGGAAGCAGCTTAGATATTCCTGTGGTTAGCCAACCAGGTGCGAATCATCATCATGAACAAGGATTAGGCTCTTTCCATCAGCCATGA